Proteins from a genomic interval of Euwallacea fornicatus isolate EFF26 chromosome 39, ASM4011564v1, whole genome shotgun sequence:
- the LOC136349610 gene encoding uncharacterized protein — protein sequence MHQRSADGSTAFHSARDGQRKVIIATSARSNSERQLRTLEIRFIETHNAGSEMATIGLIASILSLVLFVGNSTLGEASAPIDLPHQNQNGTQNESPMERVSLRELVGRQLNHFWDYLINGSPEEPQSTFAGRCLGIGKKLQRIMPILMMGGGVIITKLAFLVLFSLKTLGLLGLLLLVNVGTAAAKFGAFLASKKEHHEPLHVHVQPWKNYEEHYSSSHLKGPPYGWDDKSDVDVQTHELYNLYEKLKMEQSLRRYLVSNARM from the exons ATGCATCAAAGATCAGCTGATGGCAGTACCGCATTTCACTCGGCGCGCGACGGTCAACGAAAAGTGATAATCGCGACTTCGGCACGATCTAATAGTGAACGTCAATTACGGACATTAGAGATTCGGTTTATTG AAACGCATAATGCTGGTTCCGAGATGGCAACGATCGGCCTTATAGCATCGATATTGTCCCTCGTCCTCTTCGTCGGAAATTCCACGCTCGGCGAGGCCAGTGCCCCCATCGATTTACCTCATCAAAACCAAAATGGCACGCAAAATGAATCACCGATGGAGAGAGTGTCTTTAAGGGAATTAGTGGGGCGGCAGCTGAAccacttctgggactatctcATCAACGGAAGCCCTGAGGAGCCTCAAAGCACTTTTGCCG gAAGATGTCTCGGCATTGGGAAGAAACTGCAGCGAATAATGCCCATTCTGATGATGGGAGGCGGAGTGATTATTACCAAATTAG CGTTCCTGGTGCTGTTCTCCCTCAAGACTCTAGGGCTTTTAGGCCTGCTCCTGCTGGTCAACGTGGGCACAGCCGCAGCCAAATTCGGGGCGTTCCTTGCCAGTAAAAAAGAGCACCATGAGCCCCTGCATGTGCACGTTCAGCCTTGGAAAAACT ATGAGGAGCATTACTCAAGCAGCCACCTGAAGGGTCCTCCTTACGGATGGGATGATAAGAGCGACGTTGACGTGCAAACCCACGAATTGTACAACCTCTATGAGAAGCTCAAGATGGAACAGAGTCTAAGGCGGTATTTGGTTTCAAATGCGAGAATGTAG